One genomic window of Glycine soja cultivar W05 chromosome 9, ASM419377v2, whole genome shotgun sequence includes the following:
- the LOC114367046 gene encoding pentatricopeptide repeat-containing protein At4g16390, chloroplastic-like, protein MASCICASHSSLFHDRHYVSTSISSSFSLRNFKFPNAASSHKSLSLHSKASQALHQDAASHDPDANSLSLSKTRIWVNPNSPRAKHLQPKSPSARYSYLARLTESLNSCTPSAQHVSTILKGLRDNVSERDAVFILDKMTNPETAPFVLGHFRDKIKPSTDKEVILYNATLKAFRKSRDFEGAEKLFDEMLQRGVKPDNITFSTLINSARMCALPDKAVEWFKKMPSFGCEPDAMTCSAMVSAYAQTNNVDMALSLYGRAKAEKWSLDASTFSTLIKMYGVLGNYVECLRIFGEMKVLGVKPTVVTYNTLLGSLFRSKKSWQAKNVYKEMISNGVSPDFITYATLLRIYAGAQYREDALSVYKEMKGNGMDMTVDLYNRLLDMCADVGCIEEAVEIFEDMKSSGTCQPDSLTFSSLITVYSCNGKVSEAEGMLNEMIQSGFQPTIYVLTSLVQCYGRAKQTDDVVKIFKQLLDLGIVPDVYFCCCLLNVMTQTPKEEFGKLTDCIEKANTRLGSVVRYLVEGQEGDGDFRKEASELLNSIDFKVKKPLCNCLIDLCVSLNAPNRARDVLDLGLMLEIYKNIQSRSETQWSLHLKKLSVGAAITALHVWINDLSKALESWEDLPPLLGVNTGQGKHKYSDKGLASVFESHLRELNAPFHQAPDKAGWFLVTKEAAKSWLESRGSAETIDDLNSQVSGASTVALQYQ, encoded by the coding sequence ATGGCTTCGTGCATTTGCGCTTCCCACTCTTCTCTTTTCCACGATCGCCATTATGTTTCCACCTCAatctcttcttcattttctctgcGCAATTTCAAATTCCCAAACGCCGCTTCCTCCCACAAATCCCTCTCGCTTCACTCCAAAGCCTCTCAGGCGCTGCATCAAGACGCTGCTTCTCACGACCCAGATGCaaattctttatctttatcCAAAACCCGCATCTGGGTCAATCCCAACAGCCCCCGAGCCAAACACCTCCAACCGAAATCGCCCAGCGCCAGGTACAGCTACCTCGCCAGACTCACCGAGTCGTTGAACTCGTGCACCCCCAGCGCGCAACACGTGTCCACGATCCTCAAGGGTCTCCGTGACAACGTTTCAGAGCGCGACGCTGTGTTCATTCTCGATAAGATGACGAACCCCGAAACCGCACCCTTTGTTCTCGGTCACTTCCGGGACAAGATTAAACCCTCCACAGACAAAGAGGTGATTCTCTACAATGCTACTCTTAAGGCGTTTAGGAAGTCCAGGGATTTTGAAGGTGCAGAGAAGCTGTTCGATGAAATGCTTCAGAGAGGGGTCAAACCTGATAACATTACATTTTCGACTTTGATAAACTCTGCTAGGATGTGTGCCTTGCCCGATAAGGCCGTGGAGTGGTTTAAGAAGATGCCGAGCTTCGGGTGTGAACCTGACGCCATGACGTGCTCGGCTATGGTGTCTGCTTATGCGCAAACTAATAATGTTGATATGGCTTTGAGCTTGTATGGTCGTGCAAAGGCTGAGAAGTGGAGCCTTGATGCGTCAACATTCTCGACGTTGATTAAGATGTATGGCGTGTTAGGGAACTATGTTGAATGCTTGAGAATTTTCGGAGAAATGAAGGTTCTCGGTGTGAAGCCTACTGTGGTGACGTATAACACTCTGCTGGGTAGCTTGTTCAGATCTAAGAAGTCTTGGCAGGCCAAGAATGTATATAAAGAGATGATAAGTAATGGGGTTTCACCGGATTTTATAACCTATGCTACTCTTTTGCGAATCTATGCTGGAGCACAATATAGGGAAGATGCTCTCAGTGTTTATAAGGAAATGAAGGGGAATGGAATGGATATGACTGTGGATCTTTATAACAGGCTATTAGATATGTGTGCTGATGTTGGTTGCATAGAGGAAGCTGTTGAAATTTTTGAAGACATGAAAAGTTCTGGGACTTGTCAGCCTGACAGCTTGACATTTTCATCCTTAATTACTGTATATTCCTGCAATGGGAAGGTTTCAGAAGCAGAAGGAATGTTGAATGAAATGATCCAATCTGGATTTCAGCCAACTATTTATGTTCTGACATCACTTGTCCAGTGCTATGGGAGAGCTAAGCAAACTGATGATGTTGTGAAGATTTTTAAGCAACTCTTGGATTTGGGCATTGTTCCAGATGTTTACTTCTGCTGTTGTCTTCTGAATGTTATGACTCAAACACCAAAAGAAGAGTTTGGTAAGCTAACAGACTGCATTGAGAAGGCTAATACAAGGCTTGGTTCTGTGGTAAGATATTTGGTGGAAGGGCAGGAGGGTGATGGAGATTTTAGAAAGGAAGCATCAGAACTTCTTAATTCAATTGATTTTAAGGTAAAAAAGCCGTTATGCAATTGTCTAATTGATCTTTGTGTCAGCCTGAATGCGCCGAACAGAGCACGTGACGTTCTGGACCTTGGACTGATGCTTgagatatataaaaatatacaatcCAGATCTGAAACCCAGTGGTCTTTGCATTTGAAGAAACTCTCAGTTGGAGCTGCTATAACCGCATTACATGTTTGGATAAATGACTTGTCTAAGGCATTGGAATCATGGGAAGACCTTCCACCACTGCTTGGAGTTAATACTGGACAGGGAAAACACAAGTATTCAGACAAAGGTTTGGCTAGTGTATTTGAATCACATTTGAGGGAACTCAATGCTCCGTTCCATCAGGCTCCAGATAAGGCTGGCTGGTTTTTGGTTACAAAGGAGGCGGCCAAATCATGGCTGGAGTCTAGGGGTTCAGCTGAAACAATTGATGATTTGAACTCTCAGGTTTCAGGTGCTTCAACAGTGGCGCTTCAGTATCAATAG